In Bacillus pumilus, the sequence GCAGCTACCCCGCTTCCAGCAGCACAAGCGACGACATTCAGCGGAATCAATTTCAAAGGATTGACGAGGGTAAAAGGAATCGCTCCTTCTGTAATGCCGATAATGCCCATGACCAAGCCGCCTCGTCCGGCTTCTCTAAAGGTTGGGGAGAAGTTGCGTTTTCGAATCAATGTCGCAAGTCCGTACCCAAGCGGCGGAATGACAATCGCAATATTGACGAGAATAGCAGGGAGGTAAACACCTGACAGGAAAAGGGCGTTACCAGCCATCCAAGCGGATTTATTTACCGGTCCGCCAAGATCGAATCCAATCATCGCGCCTAAAATCAAAGCGAGCGCGAGTGTGCTTGTTCCGTCAGCGACCATGCCTTTGATCCATTCAATTAATGCCGTGTTCAAAGCGCCTAATGGCCCGCCCAGCAGAACGGACATGAGAAGTCCGGTTAAGCCAACGGTAATGAGCGGCAGGATGAGCAGAGGGACGAGCCCTGCTGCAGAGCCTTGTATTTGAATTTTTCTTTTCACAAAAAGAGCAACATATCCTGCGAAGAATCCTGCAATGACGGCACCAATAAATCCAGCATTTGTTGAGCTGGCGAGGGCACCGCCGATAAAACCGGCCGCAAGACCTGATTTATCCGCAATCGAATAGGCGATAAATCCAGCGAGCAGGACGTTCATTAAGCCAATACCTGTCCAGCCAACCTGCTCCATTAAATAGGCGCCGTGTAAAATGCCGCCAGCATCCTTATAGGTGTTTAAATCTGAAACACCAAACCCTAACCCGACTAGTTTTGCTAAACCAACGATAAGTGAGGCACCGATGATCACAGGAAGAATATAAGAAATACCGGTCATGAGATGGCCTTCAATGACTTTTAATTTTGCTTTCATTTTGCTTTGCTCCTTTCTATATGGCATTGCTCACGTTTATTGAGATTCAGATTTTTTCTTTTCAACAAGTGCTACGGCTTTTGTGATGATTTGCTCGGCATTTTTTAAGGCGCGTCCGATCTCGACACGTACTGTGGGAATGCCTGAGAAGCGTTCTGCATCGTTGATATGCTGATTGGAGGCAATGATACAAAGGTCTGCCTGTCTTGCTTCCTCTGCTGTAATGCCATTCACCTGTCCCATAATTCCTTGCTGCTCGATTTTGATCTCGTGTCCGAGCTGTTTACCTGCATTCTCTAATGCTTTTGCTGCCATTGGTGTATGAGCTAACCCTGCTGGACATGAAGTGACACCGACAATTTTCATTGTGTAATCCCCTCTTTCAATTGTTGTTCAATGACTTCGTAATAATAGTCAGCTGTTTGACCAGGTTGAATCTTTTCGATGAAAGCAGGCTCCATTAAGCTAGTGGCAATGCCTGACAGTAGTTTCAGATGCGTGACATTTGCCTCTTCTAGTGGAACCAGCAGTGTAAATAAATAGCTCGTCGGTAAATCGTCGAAGCTTCCCCATTCAACGGGCTGTTCAAGTTCTAAAAAGAGAAGTGAAGCCGTTTGTACAGTGGAGCTTTTTGTATGAGGAATGGCAAAGCCTTGCTGAAGTCCTGTTGAGACTTCGTCTTCGCGTTTCAACAAATCTGCTAATAACCTCGACTGATCGTTTGTAATATGAAGGTCTTCAGCTTTCTCGGAAATGTATTGTAAAATCTCATTCTTTGATTGACCGTTTACTTGTGTGAAAACATGATCTTTTTGGAACAAGCTGATCCCTTCTCTCTTGTTTGTTAAGCGCTTACAAGTTGATTGTAATGTACTTTTCGACATGGTTAAATAGCATCATTTTCCGTTTGAAATGGCAAAAAGTTTATGAGGCAATAAGTCTTGCTGTCTGATTATCTCAAATCCTAGCTTAAAACGAGTTTAATTATGTGAAAAACAGATTCTACTAAATGTCTTTCTGTGATATTCTTCCAAGGTATCGTAAAAGATAAGGGGGTCTTTTCATGTTCAAAAAGCAGGTCAAATCCTGTGTGATGGTACTCATGGCCATCATTTTATGTATGGCAGCATTACCTGGATACGAGGCAGCAGCTGCCAGTAAAGGAACAAATGTCAATGAAGCCATTGGATTGAAAAATGGTGAAGTCATCTCAGGTGCATTACAGAATGAAAAGGAAGAGTCATGGTATCAAATTACGCCACCTGCACAAGAGGTGGCAAAACATACGCATATGAAAATTTCTGTAAAAAGCAAACAAATGTTGTCCATATCGGTCTATCCAAGTAAGGACAGAGCGATGAAGGATGACACTTATTCCAGATATCGTGTGGACACAGCAAGCGGAGAGACAGAGATCGACTTCCCGCATGCATGGTCAGGTCCTTACTTTGTCAAAGTGCTCTATTTAGGTTCGGAGGAAGACAGCCGTGATGTGGAAGAGGATGCGGCATATACAATCGGGTATAAAGGAGCCAATCTTCCGCCATCTGAACCGATTTTTCCTGAAGAAGAAGAGCCTGGAATCATTATTATTGAGAAAAAG encodes:
- a CDS encoding PTS fructose transporter subunit IIC gives rise to the protein MKAKLKVIEGHLMTGISYILPVIIGASLIVGLAKLVGLGFGVSDLNTYKDAGGILHGAYLMEQVGWTGIGLMNVLLAGFIAYSIADKSGLAAGFIGGALASSTNAGFIGAVIAGFFAGYVALFVKRKIQIQGSAAGLVPLLILPLITVGLTGLLMSVLLGGPLGALNTALIEWIKGMVADGTSTLALALILGAMIGFDLGGPVNKSAWMAGNALFLSGVYLPAILVNIAIVIPPLGYGLATLIRKRNFSPTFREAGRGGLVMGIIGITEGAIPFTLVNPLKLIPLNVVACAAGSGVAALLGVHDIMPPIGGLYGFFSVGNWWAYLIGALTGALVIGIGANLLVNFSEKKEPQKPEHDQKQKEEDDFDLVLEG
- a CDS encoding PTS fructose transporter subunit IIB — translated: MKIVGVTSCPAGLAHTPMAAKALENAGKQLGHEIKIEQQGIMGQVNGITAEEARQADLCIIASNQHINDAERFSGIPTVRVEIGRALKNAEQIITKAVALVEKKKSESQ
- a CDS encoding PTS sugar transporter subunit IIA → MFQKDHVFTQVNGQSKNEILQYISEKAEDLHITNDQSRLLADLLKREDEVSTGLQQGFAIPHTKSSTVQTASLLFLELEQPVEWGSFDDLPTSYLFTLLVPLEEANVTHLKLLSGIATSLMEPAFIEKIQPGQTADYYYEVIEQQLKEGITQ